A window of the Hevea brasiliensis isolate MT/VB/25A 57/8 chromosome 6, ASM3005281v1, whole genome shotgun sequence genome harbors these coding sequences:
- the LOC131180824 gene encoding expansin-like A2 — protein sequence MSLFLCFSFLLFLISSVTACDRCVHQTKAAYFSKASALNSGACGYGSLAPGFNSGHLAAGIPTLYKDGAGCGACFQIRCKDNTLCSSKGTTVIMTDLNHNNQTEFVLSSRAFMAMANEGMGKDILGLGIVDVEYKRVPCEYRNQNLGVRVEESSQKPNYLAIKLLYQGGQTEIIAIDVAQVGSSNWGYMSRNYGAVWDTSRVPAGALQFRFVVTAGYDGKWIWAKNVLPADWKPGVAYDSGIQITDIAQEGCSPCDHGVWK from the exons ATGTCTCTCTTTCTTTGCTTTagctttcttctttttcttatctCATCTGTAACTGCTTGTGATCGCTGTGTGCACCAAACTAAGGCTGCATATTTCTCCAAAGCTTCTGCACTTAATT CTGGGGCTTGTGGATACGGTTCCTTGGCACCAGGTTTCAACAGTGGACACCTTGCAGCTGGTATTCCTACTCTTTACAAAGATGGGGCTGGTTGCGGTGCCTGTTTTCAG ATAAGATGCAAAGACAATACCCTTTGTAGCAGTAAAGGAACTACAGTGATCATGACTGATCTCAATCACAATAACCAGACAGAATTTGTTCTGAGTAGCAGAGCTTTCATGGCCATGGCCAACGAGGGAATGGGCAAAGACATTCTAGGACTTGGGATTGTCGATGTGGAATATAAAAG GGTGCCTTGTGAATATAGAAACCAGAATTTGGGTGTGAGAGTAGAAGAATCAAGCCAAAAACCAAATTACTTGGCCATCAAATTGTTATATCAAGGTGGTCAGACAGAAATAATAGCAATTGATGTAGCTCAG GTTGGTTCTTCAAATTGGGGTTATATGAGCCGAAACTATGGGGCGGTGTGGGACACGAGCAGAGTTCCAGCGGGGGCTCTGCAATTCCGGTTTGTAGTAACAGCAGGATATGATGGGAAGTGGATTTGGGCAAAGAATGTTCTTCCTGCAGATTGGAAACCAGGAGTTGCATATGACTCAGGAATTCAAATTACTGATATTGCACAAGAAGGTTGCTCTCCATGTGATCATGGGGTTTGGAAATGA